The Nostoc sp. NIES-3756 DNA window GATGGTGTAAATAATCTGCAATCCCGAAGCTGTCATTTGTGCCAGGATCAATAAAAATATAGATGTGGCATCTAATTGTAAATGTCCCCATTCATCATCACCAACGACAATATCACCCGTAGCCGTGTTGTATTTGGCGTGTAACCCATCTAAGGGTGACTGAGTTTCTTTAAAGCGTTCTACTTTGTGCGCCTGACGCATCATTGCAAACAGCAACCCACGCATCAGCTTGATGACACTGTGTTCTAACTCGTAGGTGCGTCCTTTATCTTCATCTACCTTGCGGTAAGCCAGCGCTAAACCCCAAACAGCCAAAATGCTGTAAACATTATCTCTCACCCAAGCATCTGTATAATCACCGTGGGCAGTGATGGCTGTACTCGCAGGTAGCAAACCAGTAATGGGACTTTGACGTGTCAAAATCACCGTTTTGATTTGCTGATAATAGTATTCCAGTCGAGTTTGTAGTTCGGTGGCTGTTTTCATCATCTTGTTAAACGCAGCTTGCGGAGTTACCCTGTGGCTGTGGTATCAATTGTATAAGCCAAGCCAAAGTGTAGGCGATGGTATTACAGCTGAGGGTGGTGAGGATTTATTATTATCTCGTATTCGTGACCATTTAGTTACATGATTGTTAACGAATGATTACGAAAGTCAACATTGAGGGTGGGAAAGTTGAATTAATTAACCGCAGAGGCTTAGAGATAATAGAGGAAATCTTAGACTGCAAACTCTGCTTACTGTGGTGAAATATGAATGCTCACAAGATAGAAATCGTTTTAACTGAGGATGGAACTCTAACGCTACAGGGCTTACCCTTTCATGCTGGGGATACGGTGGAAGTAATTATTCTGGAAACTAAAACTCCACAACACCAAGCCCAAAATTTACCTCAATCAAAGATAAATCCTTATCCTTTACACAACACACAACCATACCGTTATGATGACCCTACAGAACCTGTCGCTTTAGAAGACTGGGAAGTTCTGCAATGATTGTACTTGATACTCATATTTGGGTTTGGTGGGTTCAGAATGATTCACGATTGACCAAACAACAGCGACAATGGTTACAAGATTACGAGTCTGACGGTTTAGGAATCAGCATTCTTTCTTGTTGGGAAGTAGCGAAGTTAGTAGAAAAAAATAGGCTAATTTTACCTTTGGCTATTGATAAATGGCTAGAAGTTGCTTTAGCTTATCCTGGTGTACAACTATTAAATTTATCTTTACCTATAGTAATTGATTCAACTCAATTAACTGGCTTCCATAGCGATCCGTTTGATCAACTTATTGTAGCTACAGCCAGGTTCTACAATTGTCCTTTATTAACTATGGATGCAAAAATTCTTAACTATCCTGATGTGCAAACCCTTAAATAGAGATATTCTCCTGAGATGGTAGGTGAAGTGTTACCTTGATGGGGCGATCGCATCTAAAAAATGTCACCCATTTCTAAAACTAAATAAATCATTGAGTATTTATGCAACCCCTAAAGGACATCTATGAAGGCTTACGAAATTGCCAGTGGTAAAGGAATTGATGCACTAAAGTTATGCGATCGCTCCCAACCGCAACCAGGCGCAGGACAAGTTCTGGTGCAGGTAAGGGCAAATTCTCTGAATTACCGGGATTTACTTGTGGTTGAAGGTGCTTACGGTTCTGCACAGTATCCCCTGATTCCTCTGTCTGATGGTGCTGGGGATGTGGTGGCGGTAGGTGAGGGGGTGACGAGGGTAAAAGTAGGCGATCGCGTCGCTGCTATCTTTTTCCAAGATTGGATTTCTGGGATTTTAACTAGGGAAAAAATGAAATCTGATCTCGGCGGTGGGATTGATGGGATGCTAGCGGAGTATGTTGTCCTTAATCAAGAAGGTTTGGTAATATTACCGGATCATCTATCCTATGCAGATGGTGCTACTTTACCCTGTGCAGCAGTCACAGCTTGGCATAGTTTGGTAACAAAGGGCAATATCAGCGCAGATGATACTGTCTTGTTACTGGGTACTGGTGGCGTTTCTATATTTGCGCTGCAATTTGCCAAAATTTATGGCGCGAGAGTGATTATCACTTCTGGTAGTGATGAGAAATTGGCACAGGCAACAAAGCTAGGTGCAGACGAGACAATTAATTACAAGACAACACCTGATTGGGAAAAGAAAGTTTATGAATTAACTGGACGCACAGGTGTAGATCATGTGGTAGAAGTAGGCGGTGCAGGAACTTTACCAAAATCACTACAAGCCATTCGTATAGGCGGACGTGTAAGTTTGATTGGTGTGCTATCTGGTAGAGGTAATACGATTGATCCTATGCCGATACTGTTTAAAAGTTTAACCGTACAAGGAATTTATGTCGGCAGTCGAGAAATGTTTGAGGCGATGAATCAAGTCATATCTCAACATCAACTCCAACCTATCATCGACCGAGTTTTCCCTTTTACCGAAGCCCCAGCCGCCTATCACTACCTCAAAAGTGGCGCTCACTTTGGTAAAGTAGTCATTAGTCATTAGTCCATAGTCCACAGTCCACAGTCAAAAAGCAGAATAGGCTAGAGAGAGGATTTTTCCCACTGCCCCCTGCACCTTTCTCTCCCTCATCTCCCCCCACTTCCTCATCTCCCCTACTCCCTACTCCCTACTCCCTACTCCCCAAGGCTTTCTAATTCTCTCCATTACAACCAACTTCTAAAGCTTTTAAAACTTTCAAATATAAATCTTCTACTTTCTGGGCTTGAGCATCGCCAAGGGAAGCATAATAATCTAAGCCAGGGGCGCTATTAACTTCGATAATTACATAATCTGTCATGGGTCTTGTGATATCTGAAGTTATAATATCCAAGCCTATTAATCTTAGTCCCATATCTTTGGCAATATTGAAAGCCAATTTCTTAAAGTCAGGATGGATACTCTCGGTAAAATCTATACCTTCGCCACCATTTGACAAATTAGCATTATCTAAAAGATAAATAATCTTCCCATTAGGTACAATACTCTCCCAATTAAGTTTTTGTTTTTGTAATTTTTGTTTGATTCGCAAATCATCTAAATCTATTACTTTTTTACCAAAGTTGTCAAAAAAGACTCTTTGCTTATATTGTATTAGCTCTAAAATATTAGATTTTCCATCACCTGTTATAGATAAAGGTAGCCTCTGATATACTGCTATAATTTCGTTATCTATAACAACTATTCTATAATCTTTGCCAGGATGAAATCTTTCTACTATTAGACCCGGACTAATCTTAAATATCTTTTTTGCTATTTGATAATATTGGGTTTTATTATGAATTTTAGCGACTAGCTTACCTTGACTAAGATTGATTGGTTTGATAAATACAGGAAATCCTAAACTCTTGGCGTACTCAAACCCTGCATCAATATTTCTAGAGTCACCTACTTTTTCACATATCTTATCATTAAAAAATGTTTCGCCTTCTGTAACACGATAGCCAAAATGCTTGAGGAAAAATTTAGAATAACCTTTATCTTTTGCTATCTCTGAAGAACCTAAACCATTGATATTAAATTTTGACCTAGTGAAGAAAACTTTCTTGCCATTTTTAAATGTAATATGTCCAACTAACTCATATTCCGGTTCTATGACGACAATTGCACCAATTTGAGGCGCAATTTTTTTGATTATTGATGTTACTAAGGGCATTTTTTGAACAAAAAGTATAATTTAATGCAGAAATTTTAACTAACCTCTAAAAATTGGTCAAGCAAAAAACAAATCTGCTGTTAAATAAATGATTTTTCTTAAACTCACTTAAAAGTTTATATCAAATTGTCTATAAATATTAAATAAATCAAAGTATAATCAGCTACTCAATTAATGAAGAAACGTTACAAAATAATGTTGTAGTTATTTTTAATACAAACTTTATTTAAAACATACTAATACTTGGAATAATTAACAAATTTTATACCATAGGGTAATACTTACTTAACTAAACTTGATTTTAAGTGTAAAGCTTCTTTTCAATGGTTGAGGTTGCTTTTAACCTCGTAATCATGTCACTGCTGATACAGTTTAATGTATTACTAACGGGATAAATCAGACTTAGAGAAAATATGTGTTTTTAGTTCAGTCTAAAATGTATCACTCGGTGTTGACAATTTTTAAATAATCGAATACCAAGGTGGCAGATCATAAAAAAAGCGCTAGTAAATTTCTGAGCAGATATTTACTAACACCTTTACTGAAACTTTATACGGTTAAGACAATCATGCCACAAAATACAGAAATCGCAGCAACCAATTCCGAAACTCAGCCAATTGCTTACAAACAACGTTTAAATTCATGGGCGATCGCGCGTTTACTTCCTGATACACAACGTGAGATTGTAGCTCGTTTTCGCAGCCGTTCTGATGCTGATGGTTATATGCAGCATCTAAGTCAAGTAATCCCAAATGCTTCTTTTATGGTTGTTTTTGACTGCCAACGTGAAGCTGCTGCTATTTAAGTTTTGAGTTATGGCTGAGGGTTAAGGGGTAGTAAGGGTGTAGGAGAAAGTAGTGAATTTAATTTAATTACGTATTATAAATTTTCACCTCTAACCCTCAAGCTGTATATTGACATCAATTTAAAATCAATAACATTTGGTATTTTCTACATTTCTCCGGGGAGAGGTCGCCAGCGTAAAACATAACTTTCCAAAAGGCGGACACCCCAATCGAGTAACACGCTAATGAATGCCAGGACTACTAATATCGCCCAGGCTTTATCAACATTCAAAGTTCCCTGTGCGGCCATTAACAAATAACCTAAACCTTGAGTTGAGCCAATATACTCAGCGACAAGCGCACCGACTAAAGCCATACCTAAACTTGTGCGAATCCCGGCAATTACCCAACTGAGAACCGAAGGTAGTACAACTATCCGCAACAGTTGCCAGCGATTAGCACCCATGACTTGAAAAGCTGAGACTAACTCACGATCAATGTTTTGCAGTCCCTGATAAGTTGTAAAAAAGATGGGGAAAAAGGCGGCTAAAGCTGCTAGCAAGACTTTGGAAAGTAAGCCAATCCCAAACCAGACGAGGAAAAAGGGCGCTAAAGCTATTCTGGGTAGAGAGTTAAACACCTGGACGTAAGGAAGCGTTATCCGGGCGCTACGTGGAGAATAAGCCAGTACAATTCCCAACGCAACACCCCCAGTTACTGCCAGAGCTAGTCCGCTCATAGCTTCTTGAAATGTGACAAAGATATGCTGGAAAATAGCACCACTAGAGAATAAATCGCCTACTTCTCGAGCGATCGCACTTGGTTTACCCACAAGCGCAGGTTCGATAAACGGCGAAACCTCAAATGCTCCTGTACCAATTTCCCACACAAGCAAAATCACAACAAGCGGGGTTAGTTGTATTGCTAGTTGCGATATCCGTTGCCCCCAGGTAATTTTTGTAGAGTTAGAACGTGAAGGGTTCGTCTTACTCTGAGTAGAAGATAGCGCAGATTGCCCAACGGTTAAGGTTTTGTTGCGGATCGTTCTCATGTTATTTGTAATTAAGTTTGAAAGAGTGCGAATCCTCGGTCTTGCTGCTGTAGCACCTGTGTAGTCAATTCTGACCACATCTCACGCTGAATTTGTTGAAACCTGGGATCAGTACGAATGGCGATCGCAGAACGTTCTTTAGGTAAATCAATGTTAAATTCCTTGACAATGCGACCAGGACGCGCACTTAGTAAAAAGACTCGACCAGAAAGGGCGATCGCTTCATCCAAGTCATGAGTAACTAAAATAAAAGTGCATCCCGTATCACGCCACAATCGAAGAAATTCATCTTGTAAAAGGGCGCGAGTTTGAGCATCAAGGCTACTCAGAGGCTCATCAAGTAAAACCACATCAGGTTCATAAATCAACGTCCGAATCAGCAATACACGTTGCTGCATCCCCCCAGACAGTTCTCTAGGGAAGCTATTTTCAAAACCGTATAAGCCATACTTTTCCAACAGCGCCAAAGCCTTCCGTCGTCCTTCAGTTCGCGGTACACCACGAATTTCCAAAGGTGCAGTAACGTTATCTAGCACCGTGCGCCAGGGTAGCAAAGTCTGCTTTTGAAACAGATAACCAATTTGTTTGATACCACTAGTATTAAAAGTACCCTCTACATTTGTCCCAGGACTAATTAATCCTGCAATTACATTGAGTAAAGTACTCTTACCACAACCACTAGGGCCAATTAACGAAACAAATTCACCTGCATTAATCGTCAAACTGACATTTTGCAATGCCTCAATTCGCTTATTCTTACTCCAATAGGAAATGGAGAGATTTTGAGTTTCAATCATAGGAATACGAGGGAGATGGGGGAAGCAGAGGAGCAGGGGAGAACTACTAACCACTGACAACCGTCAACTGTCAACTGTCAACCATCAACTGACTAACTACGCTCTCCGCCCAGCAAAGGTATCAAACACCCCTTGAGAGTAAGGAACTATTCGCTTGATAATTCCGGTATCGAAAAATACTTTCTGGTCTGCGAGATAGGCAGTTTGGCTAATGGAGGAATTTCTCGGAACCGAGCGTTTGAGTTCGGTGCGCAGTCCGGTAAGAATAGCATCCAAGTTAGCTTTATCAAAACGTTTCTCCACCACTTTGAGGATTTTTTCTGGTGGAGTTTGGTGCATATATGTGAAAGTGCGATTGGCGGCCGCAACTAATCTTTTTACAGCTTCAGGCTTTTGAGAAGTAACACGTTCGTGACTGAGCCAAGCACGAGTCATAGCTTGATTTGCACCAAAATATTTCTTATGTACACTTGGATCTAAGGCATTTAGTAGCTGAAAAACCGTGCCTTCCTTGAGTAGTTTATGCAGGTCGGGCGCACCAGCAATAGCTGCATCTATCTGACGGCTTTTGAGTAGCGCATAAGTAGAAGTATTTGTACCTTGAACATATTCGACATCTTTCTCTGTCAAACCATTTTGACGCAGGTATTTGACAAATACAGCCCAACTCCAAGTACCAATCTCACCAGCCGAAACTTTTTTACCTTTGAGGTCAGCCACATTCTTAATTCGAGAGCGCAAATCTGAACGTACTACCAAGGAAGTATCAACAAGATTACGGCGATTAGCAACAACGTTTAAGGGAACTCCCCGGAGGCGCGAAAGATAAACGTGTAAGGGTGCTTGAGCAGTAAAATCAAGTTCCCCGGCAATTAAAGCATCTCGCATTCTTGAGCTACTTTGGAATGTAATTACCTCAGCACTTAAGCCAGCCGCATCAAAAAAACCTAAATCTTCAGGAATCCAAACATCAATGGAGTTAATGCCGCTTACTGCTCCTAATTTGACTTTAATAGTTCCCTGACTCGCAGCTGGTTGAGTCAAACTATCCCAACCCATCGTAGCTAGAGCGGTTGTTGCTGTGATGGAAGCATATTTTAAAAAGTCTCTACGTGTGTGCATTGCCTTATTCAACGAATTTATTCAAGTTAGAAAAAATAAGATTATTGGTGAGATGGTGCTGCAAGAGTTAGGTAATTACTTATTTGTGGGGTAAAGCTTTTTGCGATCAATGTTTCTTTGGAAATGGTGTAAACGTGGGTTTGCCTTAATTGGATAAGCCCACGTTTGCATAGTTATTGATTACTTGCTTATTTGAGTGTGAGAACTCGGTTATCAACAATCTGTTGGAAGGTGGCATCAGGCTCAATGAGTCCCCATTTCACCATCCAATCGTAGGTACGAGCGAAGTCTGTTTCTGAGTATGGTGCTGGGTCAGCGTAGCGCAAGCGGTTGCGGCGGAAGTCTGACGGTTCGAGGCGGACAATATCTTCAGACACGTCATTGATGAGGTATTGCGTGTAACGGATGGGGTCTGCCTGTAAATCCTTCACAGCACGACGGACGGCTCTGTTAATAGCCTCGAAAGTTTCTGAATCTAGTTCGGGACTACCAATTTCTAGACCTACATAGTGAGCTTCAGCGATGATTTTGTAGCCAAGTTTTTCCGCCACTGTAATCCAAGGTTCCATCACTGCAACTGCATCAACTAAACCGTCACGCAAAGCTACGAAGCGATTAAAGCGCTGACGTTCGCCACCTTCGATGTGTACTACTTTGATTTCTTCTGGACGCAAGAAACCTTCAAGGGTTTGGATGGCGATGTAATGGGAGCCGTGGTGGAAGTTTACCCCAACAGGTACATTAGCCAAGTCTTGAGGGATATTGTAGGGAGCATCGGGACGGACAATAATTGCTTGACTGGCAATGGCTGCACGTTTGGCTACCACCTGTCCACCACGGGAGCTATCGTATGTACGACGTACTTGTCCCCACTCGCAAGCGCGATAAAGAGTACTTTCGCCTTGCTCGAATAGTGAAGGGCCGCCAAAAGAACTAACAAGGCGATGATCTTCTATCAGTTTAATCGTGGGGGAGCGATCGCCATAATTACGCCCAACAAACTCAATATCGAGTCCTTCTTCGGCAAAATAACCCTGATCACGAGCTACGTAGTACGGCAGAGAAAAGACTGTACCACTGATTTCATTCTTAACTTTCTTGAGTGTAGGGTTTGCGTTACTCAAGGTATATCTCCTTAATGGCAGGATGTGAATGCTATAAGCAAGCCTTATTCTCCTGTAAGTACACGTATTTAGTCAAGTTTTAATATATTTGTTTATTTAAGTTGTAAATTTTTTTGTCTAGGTAGTTGACAATTAATAGTTAACTGGAATCATCCTGGAACTGAGTAACGCCAAAATTCTTCCTCAAGGTTGCTTCACAAGTACCCCAGGAAAGATGCCATGACTAGACGAATCAGTATCAAATATATCAGGTAAAAAAAGCGGCATCTTCCGAGAAGGGAAACTGAGGAAATGAACTTAAAGGCGATTTGGCAACTTCTGCAAGAGGCGTTTCAAGAATGGAATGATGATAAAGCCTCACGTTTAGCGGCGGCGTTAGCTTACTATACTGTGTTTTCTATTGCACCATTACTGATTATTGTGATTGCGATCGCAGGCGCAGTATTTGGACAAGAAGCCGCCAGAGGTGAAATTGTTAACCAAATTCAAGGTTTAGTCGGTAGGGAAGGAGCAGAATTTATTGAAACTGCCATCCAAAATGCCAATAAACCCAAGACTGGTACTATAGCTTCTATTGTGAGTATTGCACTTTTACTATTAGGTGCAACTGGCGTTTTTACAGAACTACAAGACTCCCTCAATACGATTTGGGAAGTACAACCAAAACCAGGACGCGGTGTCAAAAATATTTTCCGCCAGCGTTTCTTATCTTTTGGCATGGTATTAGGCATTGGTTTTTTACTTTTAGTTTCTTTAGTAATTAGTACAGCCTTATCGGCAGCAGTAGCTTATTTTGGTAACTTATTACCGGGTGTAGAGTTCCTCTGGCAAATTCTTAACTTTTTTGTTTCTTTTGTTGTCACTACATTATTATTTGGGCTAATTTTCAAAGTTTTACCTGATGTGAGAATCACTTGGAGTGATGTTTTAGTTGGAGCTATTATTACTTCAATTTTATTTTCTATCGGTAGATTTTTATTGGGTCAATATTTGGGTAATAGTGGTTTTACCTCAACTTATGGTGCGGCTGGTTCAGTTGTAGTTATCCTCGCGTGGGTTTACTATACTGCCCAAATTCTCTTTTTCGGCGCTGAGTTCACCCAAGTTTATGCTAGAAGATACGGCAGACGCATAGTGCCAGATAGTCACGCCATGCCATTGAATAATACAAACTCTAGGAGAAAGTAAGAATTGTTGAATTTTAACTCTTGACTATGGGCTAATGACTAATGATTAATGACCAATGACCCAAAGCGGGTTAAAATATGACAGTTGTATTCTGCCGCGAACGTTGATTGAGCGTTATACTCTGCCCGAGATGGGCAACCTGTGGACTGAATTTTATAAACTAAAAACCTGGCTTCAGGTGGAAATTGCAGTCTGTGAAGCCCAAGCGGAATTGGGTTATATTCCATCTGCTGCTGTTGAGGAAATCAAAGCTAAAGCAAATTTTGATCCGAAACGAGTACTGGAAATCGAGGCGGAAGTCCGTCATGATGTCATCGCCTTTTTGACGAACGTCAATGAGTATGTGGGTGATGCTGGACGTTACATCCACCTGGGCTTAACTAGTTCAGATGTATTAGATACGGCTTTAGCGTTGCAGTTGGTTGCTAGTTTGGATGTTTTGGCGCAACGTCTGGAAGATTTGATTGGTGTAATCCGTGAAAAGGCAAGAGAACACCGTTACACGGTAATGATTGGCCGATCGCACGGTATCCACGCTGAACCGATCACCTTTGGGTTTAAGCTGGCTGGTTGGTTGGCTGAAGTGTTACGTCACCAACAACGGCTAAAAACTCTCCGGGAAACGATCGCTGTCGGTAAGATTTCTGGTGCAGTGGGAACCTATGCTAATATTGAACCCCGTGTAGAAGCGATCGCTTGCCAAAAACTTGGACTCAAGCCTGATACTGCTTCTACCCAAGTCATTTCCCGCGATATTCATGCTGACTTTGTACAGCAATTAGCCTTACTCGCTGCCTCTATTGAACGCTTTGCTGTAGAAATTCGTAATCTCCAGAAAACAGACGTTTTGGAAGTTGAAGAATTTTTCTCCAAGGGGCAGAAAGGCTCTAGTGCTATGCCACACAAGCGCAACCCCATCCGTTCTGAGCGGCTGACAGGGATGGCGCGATTAATTAGAAGTCATGCGGGTGCAGCTTTGGAAGATATCGCCCTGTGGCACGAACGGGATATTTCCCACAGTTCTGTGGAACGGGTAGTTTTACCAGATGCTTGCATTTTGACGCACTTTATGCTGGTAGAAATCACAGATTTGGTGAAAAACCTGCTAGTCTATCCAGAAAATATGGCGCGGAACCTCAACTGCTATGGTGGCGTTGTGTTCAGCCAAAAAGTGCTGCTGGCATTGGTCGACAAGGGACTCAGCCGGGAAGAATCGTATGCGATCGTGCAACAAAACGCTCATGCTGCCTGGAACAAAAAAGAAGGCAACTTCCACGATTTGATTACTAAAGACCCGCGTGTGGCTAAAATCTTATCAGCAGAAGAAATTGCCGTGTGTTTCGACCCACAGCAACATCTCAAGCATTTGGATCAGATTTTCCAAAGGTTGGATATTTAGGATTGGGAATGTCAGTCAACAGTTATCAGTCAACAGTGAACATAACTGATAACTGATAACTGTTAACTGTTCACTGATTAAGCTGCTACAGCCTCTTTCTTAGGCGTTGCAGGTGTCTTTTGAGTCAATAACTGAGTATATAACTGACTCAATTGAGAGGCTACACCGTCCCAGCTAAAGGTAGTTTCGACTCTCTTACGAGCTGCTGCACCTAGTTTATCCCGCCAACTTGGGTTGGAGATGATGCGGTCTATAGCTTTTGCAAAAGCTGCTTCATCTTGTGGGGGTGCAAGTAAACCAGTTACTTCTGGTACTACTGTAAATTGCAACCCGCCTACATCACTAGCAACTACCGGGGTGTTGCTTGCCATCGCTTCAATTGCAACTAAACCAAAGGGTTCATAGTGGCTAGGAACGACGCAAACATCAGCTGCTGCGTAGTAGTAAGGTAGAATTTCATGGTCTAAGCGACCAGCAAAGGTGGTGCAATCGGTTAAGCCTAGTTCATCAACAATATTAGCAATGCGATCGCGCTCAATACCATCACTTTGACCAGGACGGCTACCGCCACCAATCACTAGCTGTAGGTTAGCTTCACCTCTCAAACTAGACCCAGCTACAGCCCTAACTAAAGTTTCAATACCTTTACGGGGATCAAAGCGACCTACATAGAATACCATCTTGGCATCAGGCGCAATTCCCAATTTTTCCCGAGCAACAGACTGTTCGATATCGCCAAAATTATCAATGTCTGTACCACAGGGAATCATATCAATCCGCCCTTGTTGAGAAACTAGAGTTTCCATGTGTTCCTGCTCTTGAGGACTGGTAGCAACTACACGGTCTACAGTTTCTAAACAAGTTTTTTCTATAGCTAATCGCTGACTAGCAATGGCGGGGATATCTGCGATAGTGTTATATTTAATCGCCCCTAGAGAGTGGTATGTATGCACCTGCACTAAAGGTTGGCGCTTTTTCAACTCCATACCCACCCAGGATGACAACCAGTAGTTTGTGTGAATGAGTTCGTAAGTATAACCTTGACGCTCCTGGAAGCGTTGTAATTCATCGACAAATTCTGGTAAATACTCAAATACGTGATCTCGTCCAATGAACTCAACTGGCCCGGCTGTTAACCGAATGGTACGGCAATTGGGGCTATGTTGAACGATCGCAGCTTGGTCAGGACTAATACGGCGGGTGAACATATCAACTTGCCAACCCATTTGGGCTAGTGCATAGCCTACTTGCCGAACATATACATTCTGACCACCAGCCTCTTCTTGACCTATTTCTACGGCTGGGTCTCCAGAAACGGAAATTAGCGCAATCCGATGTGTGTTAGTTTGGAACATAGTGAGCTTCACCTCAAGGCAACTACTCCTGCCTCAAACACCAGAATTTTTGACATAGCAATGCTTTCCTCTGGCTGAGGACAGGTTAAACGAAGCGGAAAGCTACCAGCCAAGGACACTGACGACAGACATTATGGTTAAAAAATGCTGTTCGTTCAATCTCCTCTCAATGCCGACGAAGTTAGCTGACGGGCTAGAACTGAGAGATGTTCTTTTTGGATAATCCAAAATACGCCCCAGATTTGGTTCCTCCGTTCCTGATTTTGCTTAATTTATCAAGCCAATATCAGGATTAGGCTGACTGATTAACATTTGCTTACACTATACTTGCGATCGCAATTATAGTCAATAAATCACAGAACAAATGTGTCTTAAATTGCCTCTAAACTATTTACTGATACCTTAAGGAAGGTATCATAAACTAGCTTAGAGGAAGCAATCTTTGGCTAGAAAATTTATTTTCTATACTCATGATATTAACCGCATGATATTGGGTTGTTCAACTTTCTCAAGAAATATTTCTAGTATAGTACTTCATTTTGTACTAGTTCAGTTAGCATCTGTCTTTCTATAGGGAATAGGTAGTAGAAAAGGTTGCAACCAGTAGAAATTAGTGGATATTGTCAGGTAATGGCAACAATTCAGACAATACTTATAGTATTCGCTGAAAAATACACAAACTTATCTGTTTGTCATTTTAATAGTCTGGGGCGATGAATAAAAACAAAATTTTTTTCGATTTCATATCTGTAAATATTAAAAAAATATTAAAGTCAAAAATCTAGTCAATGAGGCTCGAAGTTATAAATATATTTAATTTCATTTAATATATACATCTTCTGGCTATTGACATACGTTACGTTTTATAGGTTCTGGAAGATATATAAAAATGTATATATCAAAAGACATAATTCCGATAATTATGTCTAAATAGTTATGTTCTAATGCTTGATTTTTAAGAACAAGCTGCTAAAAATAGAGAAGGGATTTTAAAATCTCATAGTCAATTTCGATCATTTGACCCTTCTACGCTAGTCCGCTTTAGCGGACTTTTTTGTTATCTTCATCAGTTGCAGAACATCTACATGCAAAAGATTTGCTCTATTGTTCATTCGTGTTACAGCTTTTTGCGATGACGTAGAGGAAAATGCCATAATAATTGAGACTATTTACCTTTTATGTAATTAAGTTGAATATCATAGCAATTGATTCTATGAATAATGACTTATTAGCTTTTTTTGTATGTGTAGCGTTACTTATTATCTATCTCTGTTTCTCTGCTATTGACTGA harbors:
- a CDS encoding YihY/virulence factor BrkB family protein, whose product is MNLKAIWQLLQEAFQEWNDDKASRLAAALAYYTVFSIAPLLIIVIAIAGAVFGQEAARGEIVNQIQGLVGREGAEFIETAIQNANKPKTGTIASIVSIALLLLGATGVFTELQDSLNTIWEVQPKPGRGVKNIFRQRFLSFGMVLGIGFLLLVSLVISTALSAAVAYFGNLLPGVEFLWQILNFFVSFVVTTLLFGLIFKVLPDVRITWSDVLVGAIITSILFSIGRFLLGQYLGNSGFTSTYGAAGSVVVILAWVYYTAQILFFGAEFTQVYARRYGRRIVPDSHAMPLNNTNSRRK
- a CDS encoding glycosyltransferase family 4 protein; the encoded protein is MFQTNTHRIALISVSGDPAVEIGQEEAGGQNVYVRQVGYALAQMGWQVDMFTRRISPDQAAIVQHSPNCRTIRLTAGPVEFIGRDHVFEYLPEFVDELQRFQERQGYTYELIHTNYWLSSWVGMELKKRQPLVQVHTYHSLGAIKYNTIADIPAIASQRLAIEKTCLETVDRVVATSPQEQEHMETLVSQQGRIDMIPCGTDIDNFGDIEQSVAREKLGIAPDAKMVFYVGRFDPRKGIETLVRAVAGSSLRGEANLQLVIGGGSRPGQSDGIERDRIANIVDELGLTDCTTFAGRLDHEILPYYYAAADVCVVPSHYEPFGLVAIEAMASNTPVVASDVGGLQFTVVPEVTGLLAPPQDEAAFAKAIDRIISNPSWRDKLGAAARKRVETTFSWDGVASQLSQLYTQLLTQKTPATPKKEAVAA
- the purB gene encoding adenylosuccinate lyase, translating into MIERYTLPEMGNLWTEFYKLKTWLQVEIAVCEAQAELGYIPSAAVEEIKAKANFDPKRVLEIEAEVRHDVIAFLTNVNEYVGDAGRYIHLGLTSSDVLDTALALQLVASLDVLAQRLEDLIGVIREKAREHRYTVMIGRSHGIHAEPITFGFKLAGWLAEVLRHQQRLKTLRETIAVGKISGAVGTYANIEPRVEAIACQKLGLKPDTASTQVISRDIHADFVQQLALLAASIERFAVEIRNLQKTDVLEVEEFFSKGQKGSSAMPHKRNPIRSERLTGMARLIRSHAGAALEDIALWHERDISHSSVERVVLPDACILTHFMLVEITDLVKNLLVYPENMARNLNCYGGVVFSQKVLLALVDKGLSREESYAIVQQNAHAAWNKKEGNFHDLITKDPRVAKILSAEEIAVCFDPQQHLKHLDQIFQRLDI